Proteins from a single region of Macrotis lagotis isolate mMagLag1 chromosome 2, bilby.v1.9.chrom.fasta, whole genome shotgun sequence:
- the LOC141512216 gene encoding E3 ubiquitin-protein ligase TRIM17-like, translating into MAAARETLQEMQKEITCDICRSYFSQPVTMGCGLSFCQVCLSQSWRVEATAFSCSQCGQVAQVREFPTVNDHPTQLADLDRHLSCQLLQSTEGQHQCAIHKEVLKFFCEEDQTLLCVRCQQTPAHGAHLLSSIDQVVPSYKEKFHHIQSSLGKHFEEVEKPLNQSPVRDWESKITREFSERWKFLLEDEKSQCLERLELEQRTSQDRFSLHRPGS; encoded by the coding sequence ATGGCTGCTGCTAGGGAGACTCTGCAAGAAATGCAGAAGGAAATCACCTGTGACATCTGTAGGAGCTACTTCTCTCAGCCAGTCACCATGGGGTGTGGACTCAGCTTTTGCCAAGTATGTCTCTCCCAGAGCTGGAGAGTTGAAGCCACAGCTTTCTCTTGTTCTCAATGTGGGCAGGTGGCTCAGGTCAGAGAATTCCCCACAGTTAATGACCATCCAACACAGCTGGCTGACCTAGACAGACATCTCAGCTGCCAACTTTTGCAGAGCACTGAAGGTCAACACCAATGTGCCATTCACAAGGAAGTGCTCAAGTTCTTTTGTGAAGAGGACCAGACCCTGCTCTGTGTGAGATGTCAACAGACCCCAGCACATGGGGCTCACCTGCTGTCTTCCATAGACCAGGTTGTTCCCAGTTACAAAGAGAAGTTCCACCACATTCAGAGTTCCCTGGGGAAGCATTTTGAAGAAGTTGAGAAACCTCTTAATCAGTCCCCTGTTAGGGATTGGGAATCCAAGATCACAAGAGAATTCAGTGAGAGATGGAAATTCCTGCTGGAGGATGAGAAATCACAATGTCTTGAAAGGCTGGAGCTAGAGCAGAGGACAAGCCAAGACAGATTCTCCCTCCATAGACCAGGGAGCTAG
- the LOC141511675 gene encoding putative E3 ubiquitin-protein ligase TRIML1: MAAAREILQEMQKEITCGICQSYFSQPVTMGCGHSFCQACLSQSWRVEATAFSCPQCRQVAQVREFTTVNECLAQLADLGKQLSCQLLQSTEGQHQCATHKEVLKFFCEEDQTLLCVRCQQTPEHEAHQLSPIDQVAPSYKEKFQHIQSHLEKLLDEAEKLLAEENPGVDWESMIQGEYLTLHNFLLEEESRCLDRMNQERRASQDRLSRQMQSLQLLMLDLQEAGSQPDVELLQDTKQLLARSESVLSQRPGTISSELRSYPIPGMLEILHRFRVDIRLDPTSAGAWATVSEDLKSVKAAEGWQGHTNHPGGGHFVFADQSFGTSGNHWYWEVDVTQLPQWTLGIHTTGLMDRNEEDSSAVLFLLSCVKKHEDYYLQSYPESLNHRVKDPVPRIGVFVEYCPGTVIFYNVLQRSLIYMFYPILFTDPITPIFCPSPPLPGTEPGAMTLCPVDSHLCACCYSAP, from the coding sequence ATGGCTGCTGCTAGGGAGATCCTGCAAGAAATGCAGAAGGAAATCACCTGTGGCATCTGTCAGAGCTACTTCTCTCAGCCAGTCACCATGGGGTGTGGGCACAGCTTTTGCCAAGCATGCCTCTCCCAGAGCTGGAGAGTTGAAGCCACAGCTTTCTCTTGTCCTCAATGTAGGCAGGTGGCCCAGGTCAGAGAATTCACCACAGTTAATGAGTGCCTAGCCCAGCTGGCTGACCTGGGCAAACAGCTCAGCTGCCAACTTTTGCAGAGCACTGAAGGTCAGCACCAGTGTGCCACTCACAAGGAAGTGCTCAAGTTCTTTTGTGAAGAGGACCAGACCCTGCTCTGTGTGAGATGTCAACAGACCCCAGAGCATGAGGCTCACCAGCTGTCTCCCATAGACCAGGTTGCTCCCAGTTACAAGGAGAAGTTCCAGCACATTCAGAGTCACTTGGAGAAGCTGCTTGATGAAGCTGAGAAACTCCTTGCTGAGGAGAACCCTGGTGTGGATTGGGAATCCATGATCCAAGGAGAATACTTAACACTGCACAACTTTCTACTGGAGGAAGAATCCAGATGTCTTGACAGAATGAACCAGGAGAGGAGGGCAAGCCAGGACAGACTCTCTAGGCAGATGCAAAGCCTTCAGCTCCTCATGCTAGACCTGCAGGAAGCAGGCAGCCAACCTGATGTGGAGCTGCTGCAGGATACCAAGCAGCTGCTGGCAAGGAGTGAGTCGGTGTTGTCACAAAGGCCCGGGACTATCAGCTCAGAGCTGAGATCTTATCCCATCCCTGGCATGCTAGAGATCCTCCACAGATTCCGAGTGGACATCAGATTGGATCCCACATCAGCTGGTGCCTGGGCGACTGTTTCTGAGGATCTGAAGAGTGTGAAGGCTGCAGAGGGCTGGCAGGGGCACACCAACCATCCTGGGGGTGGTCACTTTGTCTTTGCTGATCAGTCCTTTGGCACTTCAGGCAACCACTGGTACTGGGAGGTGGATGTGACTCAGCTCCCTCAGTGGACCCTGGGGATCCATACCACAGGCTTGATGGACAGGAACGAGGAGGACTCTTCTGCTGTTCTGTTCCTGCTGAGCTGTGTCAAAAAGCATGAAGATTATTATTTACAAAGCTATCCAGAATCCCTGAACCACAGAGTGAAAGACCCTGTGCCCAGGATCGGTGTGTTTGTGGAATATTGCCCTGGCACTGTTATCTTTTACAATGTGCTCCAGCGTTCCCTCATTTATATGTTCTACCCTATACTCTTCACTGACCCCATAACCCCCATCTTTTGTCCCAGCCCCCCACTTCCAGGAACAGAGCCTGGTGCCATGACTCTCTGTCCAGTCGACTCTCACCTTTGTGCGTGCTGCTACTCAGCTCCCTGA